GCCGGGATTCTGATCGCATGCCGCAAGCTGCTGCGGAGGAATGATCGGCGTCGCGTGGCCAGCGTAGATGCCATAGCTGCTGATCTGCGACAGGATCATCGGGATGGTCTCTGTCTGTCCGGTGATCGCCTGGATCGCGCTTTGAAGGTCAGACTGCCACGTCACCAGGTCGGCTTCATAGTTCGGATTGCCCGAGCCAAGCTCATCCTGCTCGCCGTGGATACAGAAGATTGCGCGAACGCCATAGGTCTCCGAAGCCGCGACCGTAATCGCTTTCGCAGCAGTGATGCTTGCGAGCGCGTTGAGATAGGGCTGAGTACCGGGGCCGACTGCGGAATAAGCGTGGCCGCCCCATGCATGAATAGAGCCGAGCAGAGTCGTCTTGCCAAGAGCAGCGTGGCGGCGAACGAAGTGGTTGAAGCAACCGCTCATGACCGTCTCGCCGTAAGTGCCCTCAAACGCGTCCGTGGCTTCTACCATCGGCGTGAAGGATGCGATGTTTGCGGACTGCACCGCGGGATAGCTGCTGGCATTGCCGCTGTCTACGCCGCAGCGCAGACCACTGTTGAACATGATCGAGTCATATGGCTGCGAAGTGGAAAGCGGCGGCACTGCGAGCGCGCCGAGCATGAGCGACTGGCCGACGCCGATGACGTGGCTGACTTCATAGGCATTCGCAAACGGCGATGCTGCGGTGAGCTTCGTGACGCCGTTGCGATCCATTCGGTAGAGCGTGGCGACGCTGCCAGCGCGATCAGAGGCAAACGTGACGGTTTGTCCGTCCTCAGAAAGGGAGACGAAGATGTTATTGCCGGTGGACGTAAGCTTCGCGATGGCTGCAGTGCGAATGTTGGCAGAAAATACCTGGTAGAGCCCGTTCGCATCGGTGCCCGTGTAGAACATCGTCTCGTCGCCATCGAATGCCCCCTTGACGGCGGGATCGAGAGCAAGCGTTCCGAGCACGCGCCCGTCCGCGCGGACTGCGAAGGCGACATTTCCCTTGGGATCTGAGATCGCATAGAGCGCGTTCGGCGGATTGACGCCCAGCTCTACCTCGCTGGACGTGACCATTGCATAGCCGTCTGCGACCAACGAGCCAAGAATGTTGAGCAGTCCGGTGACCGTGAGGTCGCCCCCGATCTTTACCAATGCTCCATTTGGGCCATTCTGCACAGCAAAGCCGATGAATCCAGCGGCGTCGCGGATCACGTAGAGCGCGCCTTCGTAATTGGCGGGAAGGTCCTGCTCGGTCGCGGTTCCCGTGCTCATCGTGTCCACGGTAAGACCGCCTGTAATTGTTGCGCCTGCGCTCGCAGTCAGCGGAGTGGTGACCTGTCCTGAGAGCGCTCCACTTGCTGCGAACAAAACAGCATTTGCGGTATCGGTCGCGCCAAAGGCCGAACCGGAGGTATAAGCAGTCGTCACGACGTAGCTATTGCCGCCCTGGGTAAAGCAATCGTAGGGCGCATATGTTACATCAGGAGCCCACGCGCCTCGAAAGTTGAATCCCTGACCTTGCGGCCCGAGCTGGACGGTGACAAGCGCGGCCAGATTCGGAACGAAGTTGTCGAAGCTCCAGTTCGCGCCAGACGGCTGGATCAGATAGCCGGGACCCAGAGCGCTCTGCGACGTAAGATTGTCGCGCAGCGAGACCTTGTAGCAGACGTTTTTCGGGGACGTGAGCGAAGTGTCAGCGAGTGCGATGTTAAATGCGCCGTTGACGACCTGGGCAGTAACGGGCTCGGAGATTGCCTGACCGGAGCCGTTCACCACAAACGAGATCGCGTTTCCGTTGTTATCGCACGGAGTGAATGTGATGGATCCGCTTGCGAGCGGCGTGCCTGTTGCATCAGTGATTTTTGCAGCGGAGACAGAGGTATAACCGGCGGCCATGATGACATGGTGCCGTGCTCGCGCGTGGAGGAGTGTTCACTCGTGAGTGGAAGAACGCTTCGGCAAGTTCGCATGCGACCGCGTGCATGCGCTGAACCAAGCGGCAAAAGATTTGCGGCTGATGCGCCACTGGCAGGCTCCGCGATCGAGGAGACGGTAGGCGTAGAAGCGGCCTTCTTCGATAAAGTTCACGACCGGACCGCGCGACTCGTAGCCAAGATAGCGGTTGGCATCGACAATGCTCATTGTGTCGCTCAGCGGAAACGGCAGAAGATCTTCGTCGCGATGACGAAAGAGCGAGTTGGACAGCGGCGGCCGCTGCACCGGAATGGAGTGCTTCTTGGCGAGGTAGTCACAGAACTCGACGACCGATTTGTAAAGCACACGCTTCCGCTTTGCGACGCCGAAGGAAAGTACGCGGATCAACGGGCTGCCGGACTCGTCGCAGGTGTCTTCGATCTGATAAACGGTCTTCGGCGTCGTGCCCAGGATCAGACACGTCCGCTCCAGCGTGATCCACTCGCGCTCGGCGAAGGGCAGCAGGATCTGCGAGCCGGGACCGTCCGCGGGCCGCTGGCTCATGCCGGTCTCCTATCTTGCCAGAGCCCCGCGGCCTGGAGCATTCCTTTGAGGGCCCAGCGCACCTTGTTGGCGTCGGCCGTCGTGCGAATGGCGCGATCGCGAGACTTGAGTGGTGAGCGGATGGAGCGGAGCC
The DNA window shown above is from Acidobacterium capsulatum ATCC 51196 and carries:
- a CDS encoding TolB family protein, giving the protein MAAGYTSVSAAKITDATGTPLASGSITFTPCDNNGNAISFVVNGSGQAISEPVTAQVVNGAFNIALADTSLTSPKNVCYKVSLRDNLTSQSALGPGYLIQPSGANWSFDNFVPNLAALVTVQLGPQGQGFNFRGAWAPDVTYAPYDCFTQGGNSYVVTTAYTSGSAFGATDTANAVLFAASGALSGQVTTPLTASAGATITGGLTVDTMSTGTATEQDLPANYEGALYVIRDAAGFIGFAVQNGPNGALVKIGGDLTVTGLLNILGSLVADGYAMVTSSEVELGVNPPNALYAISDPKGNVAFAVRADGRVLGTLALDPAVKGAFDGDETMFYTGTDANGLYQVFSANIRTAAIAKLTSTGNNIFVSLSEDGQTVTFASDRAGSVATLYRMDRNGVTKLTAASPFANAYEVSHVIGVGQSLMLGALAVPPLSTSQPYDSIMFNSGLRCGVDSGNASSYPAVQSANIASFTPMVEATDAFEGTYGETVMSGCFNHFVRRHAALGKTTLLGSIHAWGGHAYSAVGPGTQPYLNALASITAAKAITVAASETYGVRAIFCIHGEQDELGSGNPNYEADLVTWQSDLQSAIQAITGQTETIPMILSQISSYGIYAGHATPIIPPQQLAACDQNPGKLLCVGPKYHLPYEAGQGVHLSAIGYRWHGEEFAKVLAYVMQGKSWRPLEPRSAYMRGNSIIADFYVPVAPLQIDTVNVTEPDNFPGSKYGFEFTDGSATPPTITAINIVGPETLEIVLSGPSTGGSPKLAYAWTTPTSGTAAYAGPTSGPRGNLCDSDATPSIYGNDLRNRCVHFQIPVL